The following nucleotide sequence is from Pedobacter sp. PACM 27299.
AATATGTTGAAACGCTTTAAAAAATGCTTCCTGCTTGCCAGTTTTTTTCTTGCCTCTAGCACTGTATTTGCCCAAACGCAAAGGGTTAAGCCAGCGGTAAAACCTAATATTATTTTCATTATGGCCGACGACCATACTTCCCAATCCTGGGGAATTTATGGTGGCATATTGAAAGATTATGTAGTCAATAAGAATATAAAAAGGATGGCAGCTGAGGGGGCTGTTTTAAACAACGCTTTTTGTACAAATTCTATCTGTGTACCCAGCAGGGCGACCATTATGACTGGTCAGTACAGTCAGAAAAATAACGTGTATACCTTAGGTGATGCTTTAGATCCAGCTCATCCAAACATTGCTAAAGTACTACAGGGAAACGGTTATCAAACGGCATTAATCGGCAAATGGCACTTAAAGAAGCAGCCCACAGGCTTTGATCATTTCATGGTGATGGACGATCAGGGCGTGTATTTTAACCCCACGTTTAAGACAGAAAAAGACTGGAAGGATGATGGCCAGGCTGCTGGTGTGCTGCATAAAGGATACAATACAGATCTGGTGACGGACTACTCCATAGATTGGCTGAATCAGCGGGATAAGAACAAACCGTTCTTCATGATGACACATTTTAAAGCGACTCATGAGCCCTGGGAATATCCGGAAAGATACCATAACCTGTATGCAGGACTGACGATTCCTGAGCCGGTATCTATACTTGATTTCGGACCAGAAACCAATGGCCGGACTTTTAAAGGACAGGATCTAGAAGACCTGGAAAGCCGCTGGGAACAGTATCAGAAAAACCCTGAAAAATATTGGACTACTTATCCGGGGATGCCCTTTACCATTGAAGGTTTAGACAGCATTCAGGCCCGTAAGAAGATCTATCAGAAGTTTGTTAAAGATTACCTGAGGTGTGCCGCCGCAATTGATGACAATATTGGCAGGCTGCTGGACTACCTGAAGCGTAATGGCCTGGCGGAAAACACCATTGTGATATATACCTCAGATCAAGGTTACTTTTTAGGGGAACATGGCTTTTTTGATAAACGGATGATGTATGAGGAATCGTCAAGGATGCCTTTTGTGATTTGTTATCCGAAGGAAATTAAAGGAGGCAGCCGTGTCAATGATATCATCCTAAACATCGATTTTGCTGCACTTTTTGCAGATTATGCAGGCTTAAAAAAACCTGATTTCATCCAGGGGCAAAGCTTTAGGGATAATTTAAAAGGTAAAACTCCAAAAAACTGGCGCAAATCTATGTATTACCGTTATTGGGAACATAGTAAAGACAGGCCCGCTCATTTTGGGATTAGAGACCAGCGTTATAAACTCATTTTTTACTACGGAAAGGGCCTTGGAATGAAAGGTGCTTCCAATGAATCCAGTCCAGCTGCCTGGGAGTTTTATGACCTTTCAAAAGATCCAAAAGAGCTGCACAATGCGATGAATGATCCAGCTTATAAACAGCAGATCGCCAGGATGAAAATTGAGTTATTGAAACAAAAGGAGCAGAGTGGTGATGACGATTCCGGCAGACCTGAGATGAAGGCCATTATGAACAGTTCATTTTAGTATTTCTTTTTAGTTTAAGGGTTTAAAGTAAAATATTATTATATTCGATAGCTTTCTATTGATGATAATATATGCGCCTCAAACTAATTGTGCTGATTCAAATTTTCTTTAGGGAGAATAAAATGTTTTCTTTTTTATTATCCTTAATATTATTGCTTCGCAAGCGGTTTTTTCTCAGCAAATTCCGGAAAAGAAGCTGTTGGTTGATATTGCCAATTTGAATGGTGGGACAGTTTCCGAGATTTTCCTTGAAAATGAATATATCCCACTGGAAAATACAAAAGAAAGCGAGGTTAACAGAGTGGATAAGGTGCTGGAGACCAAGGATAACTACCTCATTCTTGACACAAAGAAACCAGGTAAAATATTTATTTTCGATAAGCAGGGGAAGTTTGTACGAAAAATCAAGGAAATACCTGGAAAGAAAACGACGGCAGATGGTTTTCGGAACCTTTGGCTGGACGAAGCTAAAAATGAGATCATCAGCGAAGTATTCTCTACCATAGATGGCCTGAATTTAATTTACTTTGACCTGAATGGCAACTTTTTGAGATCGAAAAAGCAACCTCATGGAGGTAGAGACCTTTATTATATAAACCAAAATATTTTTGCTGGAGTAAGCAGCTACTATCAATCCGGGGACCTGAATAAAAAAGATCGCCCAAATTTTCATTTGTCCTTTTATAAGGATGGGAAAATGATCAAACAGTATTTTCCAATAGATACTGCTATTCTCAATTTGGACCTGGATGATATCATTTATCGACCCTCTGGTATTGATGTGACGGATCCTGCTTTTTTATTCGTCAACACAGCAAGCTATAAGGTTTTCAATGTCAATGAAAAGGGTATTAACGCCATTTACAACATTGTGCTGCCTTTAAAAAACACACTGCCTGCAGATTTTATGACTAACAAAGCTCATCAAGGAAAGCGTTATCAAATGGCCAGCGCTAACAAAGATTTAGTTTATGGATTCCAAAATTTATATAAACTAAAGAATTGGCTTTTTTTTAGTGCGAATCATGTGAATGATGATGACCTGATCATGTATAATTTACAAACTTCCAGCGCGATCGAATTGAGACATGTACAGGGTGATGCTTCAAATGCCTACCTGCCTGTATTCTTATTTGAAGGGTTGGTTGGAGTTTCACATCAAAATATCTATACTACTTTAAGCGCAGCAGAGTTATTTCAATCCAAAACGGATATGTCCGCTAAAAATCCTGCTTACAGTAAATTGCTGAGTGATTTCTTTGCAAAATCATCTCGTTTGAGTAATCCGGTACTGGTTAGGTTAAAGCTGAAAGGTGATTTCTAGGTTGAAGTTCAAAGCAGTTTTATTCATTTGCATATTGATGATCACTGCGCAGGCAGATGCCCAGCAAAAAGATCCATCCGCTATCGGGCAGATCAAAGGGGTAGTTCGCGATTCCCTGCATAATTTTAGTTTACAATCTGCTACCATCTCCATTTATAGCAAGGCAGATTCTTCATTGCTGATGTATCAGCTGGCTAATCGCTTAGGGGAGTTTGTAGCTAAAAATATTCCAATAGGAAAGCCATTATATGCTGATTTTACCTATCTGGGCTATAAAGGACAAAGACGATATTTTACCATCAGCTTAGCCGAAAAAATATATGATTTTAAGACCATCTACCTGCGCAACCAGGATGTCATGCTGCAGGAAGTGGCGATAGGACTACCTCCTGTGAGAATGAACAGGGATACGCTGGAATTTTTAGCCGATGCCTATACGCTTGAAAAAAGTGCGACAGTGGAGGATCTGCTGAGGAAATTAGCCGGATTAACGGTATGGGGCGATGGCAGCATTACTTATAATGGTAAACCTATTCACAATCTCACTGTCAATGGCAAGCCTTTTTTTGGTGGTACTATAAAAGTTGCGACGCAAAACCTCCCAAAGAATATCGTAGATAAGATACAGGTCTTCAATAATGGTCATAATGAAAATCCATTGGATTCTACCCTGCAAATGAATGTCAAATTAAAAAAGGGGATGGAAAATGGGCTGTTTGGTAAAGTGTCTGCGGGCTATGGAACAGCGCAGCGATATGGGGCGGATGCCTCCATCAGCCATTTTACCCCAAAATTGCAGCTAGGGATTTTGACTGCATTCAATAATACGAATAAGGTTGCTGGCAGCGTATCTGGATTACAGCAATATTCCTCCTTTAAGGGGGCGGGGACGAGCAATGAGTATAGTTCTGATTTTAGTAGGGCCGGGCTAAACCGTCAATACGCGGGCGGCGCACAGTTCCAGTATAATTTTATGGAGAGTAAAAAGACGCTGCTTGAAACGCGTTTGCTGACAGGAGAT
It contains:
- a CDS encoding 6-bladed beta-propeller, producing the protein MNGGTVSEIFLENEYIPLENTKESEVNRVDKVLETKDNYLILDTKKPGKIFIFDKQGKFVRKIKEIPGKKTTADGFRNLWLDEAKNEIISEVFSTIDGLNLIYFDLNGNFLRSKKQPHGGRDLYYINQNIFAGVSSYYQSGDLNKKDRPNFHLSFYKDGKMIKQYFPIDTAILNLDLDDIIYRPSGIDVTDPAFLFVNTASYKVFNVNEKGINAIYNIVLPLKNTLPADFMTNKAHQGKRYQMASANKDLVYGFQNLYKLKNWLFFSANHVNDDDLIMYNLQTSSAIELRHVQGDASNAYLPVFLFEGLVGVSHQNIYTTLSAAELFQSKTDMSAKNPAYSKLLSDFFAKSSRLSNPVLVRLKLKGDF
- a CDS encoding sulfatase family protein → MLKRFKKCFLLASFFLASSTVFAQTQRVKPAVKPNIIFIMADDHTSQSWGIYGGILKDYVVNKNIKRMAAEGAVLNNAFCTNSICVPSRATIMTGQYSQKNNVYTLGDALDPAHPNIAKVLQGNGYQTALIGKWHLKKQPTGFDHFMVMDDQGVYFNPTFKTEKDWKDDGQAAGVLHKGYNTDLVTDYSIDWLNQRDKNKPFFMMTHFKATHEPWEYPERYHNLYAGLTIPEPVSILDFGPETNGRTFKGQDLEDLESRWEQYQKNPEKYWTTYPGMPFTIEGLDSIQARKKIYQKFVKDYLRCAAAIDDNIGRLLDYLKRNGLAENTIVIYTSDQGYFLGEHGFFDKRMMYEESSRMPFVICYPKEIKGGSRVNDIILNIDFAALFADYAGLKKPDFIQGQSFRDNLKGKTPKNWRKSMYYRYWEHSKDRPAHFGIRDQRYKLIFYYGKGLGMKGASNESSPAAWEFYDLSKDPKELHNAMNDPAYKQQIARMKIELLKQKEQSGDDDSGRPEMKAIMNSSF